The Chryseobacterium glaciei DNA window CTTTATCTCAGCAGTCTCAGTCAATATACGTTTGTCCAATGCATCCTGAAGTTACTTCAAATAAAACCGGAACATGCCCAAAATGCGGAATGGATCTGGTTGAAAAAGAACGTAATGAGGATGAAATTACTGAACCAGAAACTGATAAAAACTTACCGTTTAAAAGAAATTCCGAAAATGGGAAAGTAAGTTTTGGAGGAAAAACAGTTCGCTATGATTTGTATGTAAAAGATACGATTGTCAATTTTACAGGTAAAAACCGAAGAGCAATTGCGGTAAACGGTAAATTACAGGCTCCAACTTTATATTTTACAGAAGGAGATACTGCGGAGATTTATCTTCACAATATGTTGAAAGAAAACACTGGTTTTCACTGGCACGGAGTAATCTTGCCTAACGAACATGACGGTGTTCCGTATCTTACGACAAAACCTGTACAACCTGGTGAGACTCATTTATATAAATTTAGAGTTTCACAAAACGGAACATATTGGTATCATTCGCATCAAGGTTTGCAGGAGCAGATCGGAATGAATGGAATTTTAGTTTTCAATAAAAGAGAAGGTGAACCAAAAGTTCAGTATACTAAAGAAATCCCAGTGTTATTAGGAGATTGGAGCGATGATGATCCAATGCAAATCGCAAGAAGACTTCATATGGCCAATACAGATTGGTACGCCATCAAGAAAAATGCAGTTCAAAGTTATTGGGAAGCCATAAAATCTGGAAATTTCGGAACAAAAGCATTGAACGAATGGAAAAGAATGGAAGCAATGGACGTGAGTGATGTGTATTATGATAAATTTCTCATCAACGGACAGCCAAGTTCCGATTATTCAAATTTAAAAGCTGGCGATAAAGTAAGACTGAGAGTGGCTAATGGAGGTTCTTCTACTTATTTCTGGCTGAATTTTGGAGGTGGAAAATTTAAAGTTGTCGGAAATGATGGAAATGATGTTGTTCCTGTTGAAGTAGATCGTTTGATTGTCGGTGTTTCCGAAACTTATGATATTGAAGTCACCATTCCTGAAAATAAAAGTTTTGAATTTCGGGCTACTTCAGAAGACAGAATTGGCCATGCTTCACTTTGGCTGGGTTCTGGTGAAAAAATTGAAGCCCCGAATTTACCAAGATTAATGCTTTTTGAAGGGATGAAAATGATGAACGGAATGATGGAAATGAGCGGAAATATGAAGCCGATGAATATGACGATGGGAAATCAAATGATGGATATGAATGAAGTGATGTATCCTGAACTTCCTGAAAGTCAGCGAAAAATGACAGCTAAGCATATGAATGAAATGATGGGGGTAAAAGAAAAGGAATCTAAGAAAGAAGAAGATCATTCAAATCATTCAGAAATGAATATGAAGGAAGAAAAACACATTAAAAGATTATCTTACAATATTTTAAAATCACCTGAAAAGACCATTCTTCCTACAGAAAATGTAAGAGAAATGAAGTTTACGCTCGAAGGTAATATGAACCATTATCTCTGGACGTTAGACAATAAAACCGTTACAGAGACAGATAAAATCTTAGTTAAAAAAGGGGAGATTTTAAGAATTACGCTCTATAATAACTCAATGATGCGTCACCCGATGCACTTGCATGGTCATGATTTTAGATTAATCAATTCAAAAGGAGAATATTCGCCATTGAAAAATGTGGTTGATATCATGCCGATGGAAACAGATGTAATTGAATTTGCAGCAAATCAGGATGGTGACTGGTTTTTCCACTGTCATATTTTGTATCACATGATGGCAGGAATGGGAAGGATTTTCAGTTATGAAGATTCAAAACCTAATCCTCAGCTTCCGAATAGAAAACTGGCTTGGAAAGATTTTATGAAAGACAACAGAATGGTAAGTTCTATGGCAATGCTGGATGTTGCAAGCAATAAAATTCATGCAGAAACCATGACGATGTTCGGACCAAGATGGGCTAATTTAAATGAATTTCATTCCAATTGGAATATGGATCATTTTGACGGAAATTTTAAAGTTGGAAGATTTCTAGGGAAATTCCAGTGGGCATTGCCTTATGCAGGTTTCAGGATTCAAAAAAATCATGAGATTATGGAAAGAAAAATGGCAGAGGAAATGGAAATGGATTTTCACGGGAAAAAAACCTGGTTCGGACAGCAAAAAGCTTCAAAAAATAAAGCTGTTTTTATTGTTGGTGCTCAATATCTTTTACCGATGTTGGTTACTGCTGATGCCAGTATAGACCAAAACGGAAAGGTTTTATTGGAACTGAGTAGGGAAGATATACCTATTTCCAGAAGAATAAGAGGAAATTTCAGTCTTAATTCTGATGGAGAATTTACAACCGGTTTGAGATATATTGTACAAAAATGGTTCTCAATCTCCGGAAATTACAATAACGAAATGGGCTGGGGAGCCGGACTTACTTTGACTTATTAATACAAAAGACTGTTTCAATTTGAAGCAGTTTTTTTGTTTTTTGACCACAGATTTACACAAATCGACACGGATGATTGAGAATATTTAATCTGTTTTCAATCAGCCTTGTCAAGGTTTAAAACCTTGACAAGGCTCATAATTATCTGAATTTTTTAAAGAGAAAAATTACATTTCCAGTTTTATAACTTTCTCAACCATCTTTTGGTTTATACTTTCAGGAGTCAATCTCATAAAGAAATTTCGTAGAGAATTTCCTCGTTCCCATTGTGAGATTTGCCCGATTTTCCAGCTTGTATTCACGACATAATCCACCTTTTTTCTTCTGATTTTCTGGAATTCCGCAAAAACAGTATTAAAATCTTGATGAGTTTCAAGTAATTTTCCAATAATATAGGAATCTTCAATGGCCTGACAAGCACCTTGTCCCATATTTGGAGTGGTTGCATGAGCTGCATCGCCAATCAAACAAAGGTTTTCAGAATACCATTTTGGAATAGGAGACAGGTCCATAATATCATTAAGAATAATATTTTCTTTTGGAGTAGATTCTAAAATTTTTAAAACTAAAGGATTAAAATCGCTAAAATTTTCAGCTAAACTATTGTAACGTTTGTGTTTCCCGTGATTAATTAACGCATACCAATATATTTTTTTCTCTGAAAGCTTCACAAAACCAAAACGCTTTGCTTTTCCCCAAATTTCAAGAGCTTGATGATGAAATTCCTCGGGTAAATCAAAATCTAATAAACCTCTCCAACACATTTGCTTTGCATTTCGGATGTTTCCTGTTTCGAAAATTTGATTTCTGATTTTAGAATGAATTCCATCTGCTCCGAAAACTATTTTACCTTCGACTTCAATTCCATTTTCAAAGTTTAAAATATAGTTTTCTTTTTTCTTGATTTGGGTTAAAGAATGATCAAGTTTAATATGTTCGAAACCAATATTTTCAGCTAATATTTTTTGTAATTCTGCTCTGTGAATCGCTACGTTGCAGGAATTATATTTATTTTCTAATTCAAGAATATTTGTTTTTGTAATAGGTTTCAACTTTTCATCCGTAATCGAAATTCCATGAATTTTGTTTCCTGCTTTCTCAATTTTTTCTTTTAATCCTAACTGATCAAAGGTTTGCATAGCATTTATGGCCATCATAATTCCAGCTCCGACAGGTTTTATTTCTGGTGCTGATTCATAAATTGTGAAGTCTAAATTATTTTGTTTCAGGACATTTCCAAGAGCTAAACCGCCAATTCCGGCTCCGATTATTGAGATTGAATTCATTATTTTAAGTTTTTTAATTCATTCAATAATTGATTTTGCTTATTGATGAAATTATTCAAACTGTCTGTTTTCAAAGGATGAGCGTTTTGGTATTTTTCGATCTCGGGAAGCGTTTTTTTGATTTTGAAAGCGTTATAAAAACTGGAAATTTTATAATTATTAAGATTGACTTGCTTTGTTAATTCTTCCAATTTTTTCTTTTTTAAATTAAATTTTTCTGAACTATTTTGTAAAAGACTAAGAATTTCTTTTTTTAATGCAGAGTCTCTAATTACTTTAGCTCTATTCTCAGCGATGTTATAATAATCTTCAGAGTTAGTAATTATGTCTTTATAAATATTCTGCATTTCTCGGCTGTCTTGCTGAATTGATAAAACTTTTTCATCTAGTTCTTTTAAATCTTTATTATTTTTAATTTGCTCAGAATAGATTCCTTCTAAAATATCCTGAGTATTACTTAATCTTTTTATAGGAAAGCTTGATTCTGTATTTTCTGCTGCTTTTTCTACAATTTCAGTTTGTTTAGGCTTATTTTCTGAACAAGAAAGTAATGATAGAGATAGGATAGAGGAGAAAAGTATTTTTTTCATAGTTTATTTTAATTTTATTCTCAATTTTTGTCATTCCGGAGGAATCTAGACGTAGTTTTTTAAATATAATTGTAGAGATTCTTCACTCCGCTGCGCTTCGTTCTGAATGACAAACGTGATGGTCAATTTATTATTTCAATTAGTTGAAGATACTTCCAAAATTGTTACAAAAAAAAACGGAGCTTGAAAAATCAAACTCCGCCTAATAAATTGTTGCGCTAAAATTATTTACCTAAATAAGATTTCAGGATCTTGCTTCTGGTATTATGCTTTAGTCTCTTAATTGCTTTTTCTTTGATCTGACGGACTCTCTCTCTTGTAAGATCGAAAGTTTCACCAATTTCCTCTAAAGTCATTGGATGTTTTCCGTTCAATCCGAAGTATAATCTTACTAAGTCAGCCTCTCTTGGAGTCAAAGTATTTAATGCTCTTTCAATTTCAATTTGAAGAGATTCAAGCATTAGATCTTTATCTGGACTTGGAGATTCTCCTGAACGCAATACATCATAAAGATTAGAATCTTCACCTTCTACCAAAGGTGCATCCATAGACAAGTGTCTTCCGGAGTTTTTCATAGATTCTTTAATATCTTCCTCGCTCATATCAAGAACTTCAGCCAATTCTTCCGGAGAAGGAGGTCTTTCGTTTTCTTGTTCTAAGTGAGCATATGCTTTATTGATCTTGTTGATGGAACCAATTTTATTCAATGGCAATCTTACAATTCTTGACTGTTCTGCCAAAGCCTGTAAAATCGACTGACGAATCCACCAAACCGCATAAGATATAAATTTGAAACCTCTAGTTTCATCATACCTTTTTGCTGCTTTCATCAGTCCTAAGTTACCTTCATTAATTAAATCGGGTAAAGAAAGACCTTGATTTTGGTATTGCTTAGATACGGAAACTACGAAACGAAGGTTGGCCTTGATTAATTTCTCCAGTGCAGCTCTGTCGCCCGCACGTATTCTTTGTGCCAAATCTACTTCTTCGTCCGCAGTGATCAGTTCCACTTTACCAATTTCCTGCAAATACTTGTCTAATGAAGCAGTTTCCCTGTTGGTTACCTGCTTAGTGATTTTTAATTGTCTCATTTATTTTATCCTCAAAATAGAGTTACTATATATTATACGTTTGAAAAGGTAAAAAGGTTACACATGTTTCAATTATTTTTTATTTAATTAAAATAAATTTCGAAAATTAGTTGTAAATTATCGCTCTTGTAAATCTGGGAGAGGATTTTGAACCATTAAGATTTTATTTAAAGAGTTGGGCATAATTAAGATAAATCATTTTAATTATTTAATATTAAGGTTAATATTTTTATTTAAAGCTTTATCCCGCTTTCCACTATATCTTTTGGGTTACGGGCTCCGCTTCGCTTCGCCCGCAACCCAAAAGGATGTCGCTACAATCGGGGCTAGGGTTGCAGTCGTTTTTTCAGAATCAGGTATTACGAGGAACGTAGTGACGAAGCAATCTCTTAATAGTCTTAACTTCTTAAATCAATCTTAATGGTTTAAATTTTTAAGTATTTAATTTAGATTCCTAATTTAATTTCGTTCTGAATGACATTGCAAATATTTTATTTATGAGAACATTAGTGTTTATTTGTGAAAAAAATTAGTGTTTTAAAAACAAAAAAAGCGAAACCTAAGTTCCGCTCATATAATTTTAAATTGACAATCAACTAAAGGCTATCAACAATCAACAATTAAAACAAATCATTTAACAATTTTGCCAGTCTCAAACCTCCGTAAAGAAGCTGTCTTTCCATTGTATCATTGAATTTGTACTGATAATCATAAGATAATTTTGAATCATTTGGAGTTTGTGCGTAGATTTTATTCGCAATTTTGTGAGAATCATACAACCAGTCTTCCAAAGTTCCTGTCTGAATTTGTTTTACTTCATCATCAGTTTTGATATCCAATAATTTCGAATATTCTGTATAGCTGTATTTTTGAGAATCTACTAATTTTCCGTCCCAAACTGAGTGTAAATTTGTTTTTTCTCCAAAATAAGTTACATTGATTTTGTTTCCTCCTAAATCTTCAGACCTCCCTGTGTGCATAGGCTGAGAAAGATCTCCCATAATATGAATCAAGAAAATCAAAGCAATTTTTCTGTCTTTTTCAGAAGTTTTTTCATCTTTTACCTGAGCAGACAAAGTTTTCACCTGAGTATACAAGCTCGGACCAGCCTGAGCTTTCAAATTTTGCTCAAATGCTTTGAAATCTGCCTGTGGATCAATGTTTACGTAATGCCAAGCTGAAGCCTGCTTCCAAGCACCTGTAGTGTCAGATTTAATGAAATCCGGCCAGTTTGCCCAATAAGCAAGACGTTCTCTCCCCATTATTTTTTTGATCTCTCTTCTTGCTTTCCCGGAAAGGTGGTTTTCAGCGATTTCTGCAATAATTCTGTGCCCCGTCAATCCCCACGCATAAGAATACAGTGAAGATGTGATGAATGCTAACATCAGAATTTTAGAATAAATACTTTTCATTTTATATAACATTTTTCAGATCGCAAAGATACGGCTCGCTTTCCGAATTGTATTAAAAATTGAATAATTTCTTGCTTTTCTAAGGTTAATAAAATTTAATCTAAATAAAAGGTTTAAAGTAAATCATTCTATCTTTTTAAGATATATTTGAAAATTGGAGCTTTGAAAACTTAGTATTTTTAACAACTTAAATATATTCAATGATTAAAATTTTTAAATATTAATGTTATACAAATCTCAAACTTATACTTTTACCGTATTTTCACGGAAATTATAATATATTATTCTATTTAATGTTAATAAATTAGTATTTTTAGAAGAAATTTATTGAGAAAATGCTTTTTCAATAATTAGAGATATATTACCTTTACAAGCCAAATAATCACAGGAAACACTATGTATGAGAATAATATTGTAGATATGTATTACAATAAGCTGCAGACAGATTTCAAGGCAGAAGCTGTCGCGGTGAATCTGTTGAAATATCACAGAGCGGTAAGCAATATCTTTATTGACAGGATCGGGATCAATGACAGGGCTTATTTAAAGGATATTAAAAATATTTCAAGCAATTATTTAGGTTTTGATGAAGAAGTTTTTACGATAGAAACGTACAGAGAAGGAATTTACGATTACCTTCCTGAAGGACTTTTTCATCCGCCTTCATTGGGTGCTACGAGAAAAAACGTTGAAAGCGTTGTTAAGGAAATCCGAAAGCAAAAAAGGGTAGAAGAAGATGCCAGAAAGTTTTTCCAACCTTTTGAATTGGAAATTTTCTTTACGGAAGTCAGTGCTTTGCTTAAAGAATTCGATTTTGACCTTACCAGCGACACCGATACTTTGCTAGAAACTGTCAGCGAACTTTGGCCTTTGGTGAAGATGCTAGATAAACAAAATGCCTATATTTTTATCTATATTTTACCGTTTTTTCATCAGATCAGAGGAGATAAAAAATGGCTTGAAAGATGTATGACAGCATTTTTACAAGTGCCTGTAGAGGTAACTTTTGCCCCAAATGTTATTGATGGAATAGGGGGAAATAATGATTCTATGTTATTAGGAAATTCAAAATTGGGAGTTACTTATATTCCGAGTGGGAAACATATGGACGGACAGCGAAATTGGGTAGTGAATATCGGCCCGATTCCGTATTCGGATATGAAAAAATATATTCATGGAAACCCGTTCAGAAAAGTACTTCAGGCTTTATACGATTATTTTCTTCCTGTAAGCGTAGATGTGGAAGAAAATTTTATCACAGAAAAGAAAGAATATTCATTTATGCTTGAGGATGATGGCAGAAATGCAAACCGCCTCGGATACTCTACCTTTCTGTAAAATATTTTATTATATTTACAATCACCAACAAAATATAAATTCGAAAAGAAACAAATGGAAATTTCTTCAGTTAAAGGGATCTTTTTTAGGTATATTTTAATGCCACTAATAGCAGTTATTATGATGATTATCCTCGGAATAATCAGAAGAAACAAACCTGCTATAAAAATTAAAGTAATCATCATATACGTTCTGCTTTGCAGTTTGTGTCTTGCTTTACCTGGTTTTTTCGGGTTTGCAGGGAATTTGTTTAACCCATATTGGTATCTTATTGCACAGATTATTTACCTTATTTTTGGGATTATTCACGTTAATTTATTAGATAAGTATTTCAAAAAACATATCGAATCTGTGTCGATGAGTATTTTGTTTGAATCAATACTTTCATTGACGTGTATCGCTTTCGGCGGATATCTTTTTTATCTGATTTTTAATTGGATGAGTAAAGGAACAGGTTACGCTATCATGTCGGCAACGAGCATGTTGATCTTTTTGGTTCCGATGGTATTTTACTATTGCTATATTCAGTTCATCAGTATTCCGTTCGATATTTATAAAACCTGGAGATATTCACCGGATCAGAGACTTCCGGACTTTGAAGGTGCAGATTTTGATAGATTAATGGTGTTGAATGTTGAGTTAAGCAAAAATCTTGAAGACGCCAACAGATTTAGAATTAAAGCTAAAACTTTACCAACCGGAGTAACTTTCGGAGACTGGTTTTATAGAGTAGTGGATGATTATAATCACAAGAATCCGGGATCTATCATTCATTTATCAGACATTGAAAAAGAACCATATTATTGGATCTTTTATACAAAAAAATCGTTTTTCAGTTTCAGAAGGTATATTAATTTTGATATGGATATTTCTGCAAACGGCATTTCAGAAAATGAAGTGGTGATCTGCAAAAGAGTTATCCAGCACGAAGAAGAAGGAATTACGAGAAAACCATAATCACAAATTTTAAAAGTATTAACTATGATACAGCCTATAAAACATTTTGCAATCAATTGGGTAGATGGGATGAAAGTTTCCCAAAGACACCTGAATGATCAGGATAATTTTCTAATAGATACCATCAGAGATTCAAATTCTTTGGCGATCACAACATATAATTACGGACTTTTACCAATCCCGAACGAGTTTACAGACAAAACTATTTTTGATGTTCATAATACGGCAACAAATGATGTTCAATTAGTTATAAAACATTGTAGCGCAGTGACTTTAGCAGGCTACAGAGTTGAGTTGAATGATAGGAGAGTAAGCGTAAAATCATTAGCCAAATCAATGAATGAAGAACAGGCTGATGGAGAATATTATATCCTAATTTCCGTTAATCCGTTTGATAAAGTTCCGTTTGGAGATATTGATCCTGAAGAAATTCCGCCTCGTCATCCCAATGCACAACCGAATCATCATATCGAGTTGCTTCCAGTAACTTCTTTGAATAGCAGTTACTCAGGAGGGAATTATCTGATCGTCGGAAAGGTTGATTTAAAGGGAAATATCGCGCAGGTAGATTCTAATTTTATTCCGCCTTGTACGTCTATTCAGAGTCATCCTGCTTTGTTGGATTATTACAACAGCTATGCAAAATCTATCGGAAATTTACAGCAATACGCTTTTAAAATCATTCAAAAAGCATCTCATAAAAATCAAAATACAGCGTTAGCTCAAAATGTTAAGTTTCTATGTAACACGATGGTTACGACGTTTGGAGATATGTATTTCCAATTCAGAAATATTATTCCTTGGCAACCACCTGTATTTTTAATTGAAAATTTTGCAAAATTGGCGCTTCATTTATACAATTCAACTCAGGTTTTGGTTCCTGCAGAATTGGAGGAAATGTTGAATTATAGCTTAGAATGGAGTGAAATTGCCCCTCATACCTTATTAAATCAACTATCTATTGTTGCTGAAACCAATTACGATCACCATAATTGTGGCGAACCACTTCTTTATATCCAACAGATGTTGAGAAGTTTAGAAACAATTTTCTCTAAATTAAGTGAATTGGATTACATCGGTCAGAGAAAAGAAAACATCATTGTTAACGAACAGGAAGTTTCTTCAAACAGCAATCCGAAAAGAGGCTGGAGTGTTCTAGATTAATTTTATAATCACTTTCAAAAAATATTTAATCCCGAACGCAATAATTTGGGATTTTTTGTATAAAATTGTCTGATTAAATTCTCACAGGTTTTTAGAGAATATTATATGCAGTCATCTGTGTAAATCTGTGGGAGAAAAAAATAAAAAAATGAATTTAAACCAAATAAGACAAGACACAAAAGGTTTATCCGATAATAAAATATTTCTAAACAACGCTGGTTCATCATTAATGCCAAAAGTTGTTGTAGAATCAATGGTTGATTATTTTCATCAGGAAGAACAATTCGGAGGATATGAAGTCGCCAACCGAACTGCAACTTTACTGGAAGAGTTTTATGAAGAAACAGCAAAACTGATCAACTGCAAGTTATCAAATATTGCTTTTGCAACCAGCGCGACGGATGCTTATACAAAAGCGTTGTCGAGTATTGTTTTCAAAGAAGGAGATGTTATCATTACCACTGTTGATGATTATATTTCGAATCAGATCACTTTCATTTCGCTTCAGAAAAAATTAAATATAAAAGTAATTAGAACGAAAAATCTTTCAGATAATGAATTGGATTTGGAGGATTTAGAAAATTTAATCAAGAAACACAATCCAAAATTAATTGCAGTTACGCATATTCCTACAAATTCAGGTTTGATTCAAAACGTTGAAGGTGTAGGGAAAATTTGCCGTCAATATGATGTTTTATATTTGGTTGATGCTTGCCAATCTGTTGGACAAATGGTTGTTGATGTTGAGAAAATCGACTGTGATTTCCTGACTGCCACAGGAAGAAAATTCATGCGTGGACCGAGAGGAACTGGATTTTTATATGTTTCTGACAGAGTTTTAGAGCAAAATTACGCTCCCTTATTGTTAGATATGAGAGGTGCAAACTGGACGGAATATGATGATTATGAATTATTTAAAACCGCAAAAAGATTCGAACATTGGGAGATTTCTTATGGTTCTTTACTAGGTTTTATGGAAGCTGTAAAGTATGCAAATAATATTGGCTTAGATAATATTGAAAATTATAACAAAAATTTATCTGGAAAACTTAGAGAAAACCTTAAAAATAGTGGTTTCAACGTTTGGGATTGGGGAAATAAGCTTAGTAGTATTGTTACTTTTTGTGAGCCTAATGGTGAGCTTGAAAATATTCAAAAAGTCCTAAAAGAGAATAATATATTTTTCTCAGTAACCTACAAAAATTCCGCTTTGATTGATTTTACTAATAAAAATGTGAATGGAATAGTAAGACTTTCACCACATTACTTTAATACAACGGAAGAAATTGAAACTGTTTCTGAAATTTTGAAAAATAGCTTGAAGTAAAAATTTAACCATTAATATTTTTTTAAGAGATTAAGTTTAATTAAGAAAAACATGCTGATTTTAAAGCGTAGCTAATCTTAACATTCTTAACTCCTTAAACAAATCTTAATGGTTCAAAAAATTATTTTTTAACCAATATTTTCTCCGTAGCTTTTTTACTTAAAATTTCCTGTTTACCTTCAACTTCAACCGTTACGGATCTGTCAAAACTTTCAATTTTAATAACTTTTATTTTGGTATTCAGGAGCAGTTTTCTTTCGGTTAAATAATTCAGAAAGGCGTCATCAGAAAGCGTAACAGAAGCAAAAACTACTGTTTCTCCAACATTGCATCCGCTTAATTTCTGTAAATCCTGGGAGATAATATTTCCGTCTTTATCAGGAATTGGTTCTCCGTGCGGATCAAACTTTGGATGGTCTAATATTTCATCCATCTTATCAAAGAAAATAGTAGAGTGCACGTGCTCAAGCTGTTCTGCGATTTCGTGGACATTTTCCCAGCCGAAATTCATTTTTTTAACCAAAAACATTTCGGTAAGTCTGTGTTTACGTACCACCAAAGCGGCTTCGCGTCTTCCTTTTTCGGTGACTCTGAGAGGTTTGTAGGTTTCATAAATGACCCAACTTTTGTCGGCAAATTTCTTCATCATGTTATTGACACTCGGCATTTTTACATTTAAAAATTTGCTCAGCTCGTTAATCGTAACCTTTCCTTCATTGTCAACTAAATGAAACAAAGCTTTCAGATAATTTTCTTCTGTTAATGTTGTTTTCAAAATGTTAGATGATTTTCAATACAAATCTAACAAAATATTATTAAAATTCAGGTCTTGTTAATTTAACTTTTTTTAATTTTACTGTATGAAATTTTCATTTAAAAACGACTATTCAGAGGGATGCCACCCAAATATCTTGCAGGCACTTTTACAAAGTAATCTCGATCAGCAGGCTGGCTATGGCGAAGATGAATATTCTTTACAGGCTAAAGAATTAATTAAAGAAAAAATTAAAAACCCAAATTCGGACATCTATTTTGTTTCCGGAGGAACACAGGCAAATTTAATTGTAATCTCTTCTATTTTAAGACCTTATCAATGTGCAATTTCGGCTTCTACAGGACATATTTTAAATAATGAAACCGGAGCAATCGAAGCGACAGGCCATAAAATATTAAATATTGAAACAGAAGATGGGAAATTAAGACCAACGGATATTACTCCTGTTTTGGAAAATCATCAAAATGTTCCGCATCAGGTAATGCCAAAATTGGTTTATATTTCGAATTCTACTGAGCTAGGAACGATTTATAATGCAAAAGAATTAGAAGATTTATCTACTTTTTGTAAACAAA harbors:
- a CDS encoding aminotransferase class V-fold PLP-dependent enzyme: MNLNQIRQDTKGLSDNKIFLNNAGSSLMPKVVVESMVDYFHQEEQFGGYEVANRTATLLEEFYEETAKLINCKLSNIAFATSATDAYTKALSSIVFKEGDVIITTVDDYISNQITFISLQKKLNIKVIRTKNLSDNELDLEDLENLIKKHNPKLIAVTHIPTNSGLIQNVEGVGKICRQYDVLYLVDACQSVGQMVVDVEKIDCDFLTATGRKFMRGPRGTGFLYVSDRVLEQNYAPLLLDMRGANWTEYDDYELFKTAKRFEHWEISYGSLLGFMEAVKYANNIGLDNIENYNKNLSGKLRENLKNSGFNVWDWGNKLSSIVTFCEPNGELENIQKVLKENNIFFSVTYKNSALIDFTNKNVNGIVRLSPHYFNTTEEIETVSEILKNSLK
- a CDS encoding metal-dependent transcriptional regulator, whose product is MKTTLTEENYLKALFHLVDNEGKVTINELSKFLNVKMPSVNNMMKKFADKSWVIYETYKPLRVTEKGRREAALVVRKHRLTEMFLVKKMNFGWENVHEIAEQLEHVHSTIFFDKMDEILDHPKFDPHGEPIPDKDGNIISQDLQKLSGCNVGETVVFASVTLSDDAFLNYLTERKLLLNTKIKVIKIESFDRSVTVEVEGKQEILSKKATEKILVKK